GGGCAACACATCGGGCAAACGGGACGATGCGGGGGTGTGCTGCCTCCGGCGGAACTGAGATCCTGGCGACGCGCATCCCCGTGGGCGGGGGACCAGCAAGCACGTACCGGGGGGAAGAGGGGGGAAGCAATGCCTCGATGGAAGGAATTGCCGGAGGAACTCGATCCGCAGATCAAGGAGTTCACCAGCCAGCTGCGGCGGCTCGTCGACCGCAGCGGCCTGAGCGTCGCCGCGCTCGCCGACCGCACCGGCTACAGCAAGACGTCCTGGGAGCGTTACCTGGGCGGCCGGCTGCTCGCACCCAAGGGCGCGATCGTGGCCCTGGCCGAGGTCACCGGCACCCATCCCATCCACCTCACCACCATGTGGGAGCTGGCCGAACGCGCCTGGAGCCGTTCGGAGATGCGCCACGACATGACCATCGAGGCCATCCGGATCTCCCAGGCGCGCGCCGCCCTCAGCGAGTTCGGCCCGCCGCCCGCGAACGCCAGGGGCAGGACCGCCCACCGCGGCGGCGCGGCGGCGTCCGGCGCCGCGGGCCCCGCCGTGCCGGCGCAGCCGACCGCGTCGGACGCGAACGCCCGGACCCCGTCGGCGGGCCCGCGCTCCGCCGGCACCGACTCCTGGGGCGTCGCCGGACATCACGGACCGTCCCCGGCGGGCCGCCGCGGGCCGGGCGGCCCGGCGGGCGGCGCCGGACACCGCGGGGCGGGTGCCGCCGGTGCGGCCGCCGGCGGGGGAGCCCATGGCGCGCGACCGGGCGGGAGGGCGTCCAGGAGGGCGCCCGCCGCGCCGCCGGGCGGGGGCATGCGCCGGACGACCATGTTCGTCGCGGGCGCCCTCTGCGTGCTGGTCGTGGCCGCCGGGGCCTTCTGGGCCACAAGCGACCGCGGTACCGGCAAGGCCGCCGGCACGCCTTCGCCGACGCCCGCCGTCACCACCGCCACCACCCCGACCAGCGCCGCCGCGCCGCCGCCCGGAGTGAAGTGCAGCGGGGACGGCTGTACCGGCAAGGACGCGCAGAGCATGGGGTGCAGCGGAAGTCTGGTGACGACCGCCCGGACCGCCACGGTCGGCACCACCGTCGTCGAGGTCCGCTACAGCCAGGCCTGCGGCGCCGCCTGGGGCCGTATCACCCAGGCCGTGCAGGGGGACCGGGTCGAGGTGTCGACGGACAGGTCCCGGCAGCAGGGCTCCGTCGCCGCGGCCGGCGGCCGGAGCGCGTACACCCCGATGGTGGCCGTGAAGGACGCCGGCGAGGCGAACGCCTGCGTGACGCTGGCCTCGGGCGAGACGGGCTGCACCCGGCAGCCGTAGCCGGCCCGCGCCGGGCGGTGGACCGGGCCGGCCCGCCACAGCGGCCGGAGAACCGCCGGGAAACAGGTGTGGCCGTCCGGATCCGGGGCAGGCGGACCGTACCCCCACGGGAGTCCGGCACGACTCGGTACCCCCGCACGGCGGCCGCCTCCGTCTCCCCCTCTCCCGGACGGGCGGCCGCCCCTTCTGCGCACGGGGAGCCGTGGCACTCGGGCGGTCTGTGGGCCGGGCCACACGGACCCGGCGGCCGGTGATCCCGGATGCGCGATAGCCTGACCCGCGGATATCTCTCGACGCCAAGAGATCGATCATCCGAACCCCCGGGGCAGGGACGCCCCACCGCCAGCTGTCATACGGAGAACGCCATGACCCGCACTCCCGTGAACGTCACCGTCACCGGCGCGGCCGGCCAGATCGGTTACGCCCTGCTCTTCCGCATCGCCTCCGGCCAGCTGCTCGGCGCGGACGTGCCGGTCCGCCTGCGCCTCCTGGAGATCACCCCGGCCCTCAAGGCCGCCGAGGGCACCGCGATGGAGCTGGACGACTGCGCGTTCCCGCTGCTCCAGGGCATCGACATCACCGACGACCCGAACGTGGCCTTCGACGGCGCCAACGTCGCCCTCCTGGTGGGCGCCCGCCCGCGCACCAAGGGCATGGAGCGCGGTGACCTGCTGGAGGCCAACGGCGGCATCTTCAAGCCGCAGGGCCAGGCCATCAACGCCCACGCCGCGGACGACATCAAGGTCCTCGTCGTCGGCAACCCGGCCAACACCAACGCCCTCATCGCGCAGGCCGCCGCCCCGGACGTACCCGCCGAGCGCTTCACCGCGATGACCCGCCTGGACCACAACCGCGCGCTGACCCAGCTCGCGAAGAAGACGGGTTCGACGGTCTCCGACATCAAGCGCCTGACGATCTGGGGCAACCACTCCGCCACCCAGTACCCGGACATCTTCCACGCCACCATCGGCGGCAAGAACGCCGCCGAGGTCGTCAACGACGAGCAGTGGCTGGCCGACGACTTCATCCCGACCGTCGCCAAGCGAGGCGCCGCCATCATCGAGGCCCGCGGTGCCTCGTCGGCCGCCTCCGCCGCCAACGCCGCCATCGACCACGTCTACTCCTGGGTCAACGGCACCCCGGAGGGCGACTGGGTCTCCATGGGCATCCCGTCGGACGGCTCCTACGGCGTCCCGGAGGGCCTGATCTCCTCCTTCCCCGTCACCTGCAAGGACGGCAAGTACGAGATCGTGCAGGGCCTGGAGATCAACGAGTTCTCCCGCACCCGCATCGACGCCTCCGTCCAGGAGCTGGCGGAGGAGCGCGAGGCGGTCCGCGCCCTCGGCCTGATCTGAGCCACGCCGATCCGCCGCTCCCCGGCCGAGCCGCCCTCGCGCGGCCGGGCCGGCCCGTTCCACCGGTGATCCCCGGTCCGCGCACGCGGCCCGGGGATCACCGCGTTCCGGGGCCGGGCGCGTCGCGGGGAGAACTCGGGGAACGGCAGACCCGCGCCCGCCGGCGCGCCGGCCGACGCCTTCCGGACCACGGCGCCGCCCCCACGGACCCCGTCGCCTTTACGGTCCCGTCGCCTTTACGGTCCCGTCGGCTTCACCGGCCCCGGCGTCACCTCCACGGCCCCGGCGTCATCTCCGTGGTGCGCATCACTTTCGACCCGCTGTTCGCTCCCTATGTCCGAACTATCCGTGACGCAGCGCACTTTCGGCCATGGATCGCGCATGCACCGAGGCGCGCTCGGGCAGGCGCTCCCGGTCCTGACCAGGGGGGACGACAGGAACGGAAGGCAACACCAGGCATGGCGGACAGTACGGAACTCCAGGCTCGGCAGAGCATCCACGTAGCGGGCGAATGGCGGCACGCCGTCTCCGGAGCCACGCGCGCGATCCTCGACCCGGCGGACGCCGCACCGTTCGCCCTGGTCGCCGAGGGCGACGAGAAGGACACGGACCTCGCCGTCGAGGCCGCCCGCGCCGCCTTCGACGGCGGTGCCGGCGCCTGGCCGCGCACCCCCGTCGCCGAGCGCGCCGCCCTGCTGCGCCGCGTCGCGGACCTCCTGGTGCGCGACCGCGAGGAACTGGGCCTGCTGGAGAGCCGCGACGCGGGCAAGACCGCGGAGGAGGGCCGGGTCGACATCGACTGCGTGGCCGACGCCTTCCGCTACTTCGCGGACCTCGTCGCCGCCGAGGCCCCCGGCCGGGTCGTCGACGCCGGCTCGCCGGACATCCACAGCGTCGTCGTGCACGAGCCGGTCGGCGTCTGCGCACTGATCACCCCCTGGAACTACCCGCTGCTCCAGGCGAGCTGGAAGATCGCCCCGGCGCTCGCGGCCGGCAACACCTTCGTGGTCAAGCCGAGCGAGATCACCCCCATGACCACCATCGCGCTGATCGGGCTGCTGGCCGAGGCAGGGCTGCCCGCGGGCGTGGCCAACATCGTCACCGGCCCCGGCCACACCGTCGGCGCCCGCCTCGCCGAGCACCCCGACGTCGACCTGGTCTCCTTCACCGGCGGCCTGGCCAGCGGCACGAAGGTGGCGCGGGCGGCGGCCCCCACCGTGAAGAAGGTCGCCCTCGAACTCGGCGGCAAGAACCCCAACGTGGTCTTCGCCGACGCCTGCGCCACCGAGGAGGGCTTCGACACCGCCGTCGACCAGGCGCTCAACGCCGCCTTCATCCACAGCGGCCAGGTCTGCTCGGCCGGCGCCCGGCTCATCGTCGAGGAGTCCGTCCGGGACCGCTTCGTCACCGAACTCGCCCGCCGGGCCGAGCGGATCCGCCTCGGACGCGGCACCGCCGAGGGCGTGGAGTGCGGCCCGCTCGTCTCCGAGCAGCACCGCGCCAAGGTCGAGGAGTACGTGGCCTCCGCGCTGGCGGAGGGCGCCGTGCTGCGGTGCGGCGGCAAGCGCCCGCAGCCCAGCGACGTCCGTCCCGCGACCGGCTGGTTCTACGAGCCGACCGTCCTCGACCACTGCCACCGTGAGATGCGGGTCGTGCGCGAGGAGGTCTTCGGCCCGGTCGTCACCGTCGAGACGTTCCGCACCGAGGACGAGGCCGTGGCCCTGGCCAACGACACCGAGTACGGCCTCGCTGGCGCCGTGTGGACCGCCGACGCGGGCCGGGCCCGCCGGGTCGCGGGCCGGCTGCGGCACGGCACCGTCTGGATCAACGACTTCCACCCCTACCTCCCGCAGGCGGAGTGGGGCGGCTTCGGGAAGAGCGGGACGGGCCGCGAACTCGGCCCCGCCGGGCTCGCCGAGTACCGGGAGACCAAGCACGTCTACCAGAACCTCGCCCCCAAGCCCGTCCGCTGGTTCACCGGCTGACCGTCCCTCACTTCCCCACGCGCACCAGCCCCACCTGGAGTACCCCCATGTCCGAGAACAACCACGTCTACGACTACGTCGTCATCGGAGGCGGCACGGCAGGCTCCGTCATCGCCTCCCGGCTGACCGAGGACCCCGACGTCACCGTCGCCGTCATCGAGGGCGGCCCCAGCGACGTCGGCCGCGACGACGTGCTGACCCTGCGCCGCTGGATGGGCCTGCTCGGCGGCGAACTCGACTACGACTACCCGACCGTGGAACAGCCCCGCGGCAACTCCCACATCCGGCACAGCCGCGCCCGCGTCCTCGGCGGCTGCTCCTCCCACAACACGCTGATCGCCTTCAAACCGCTGCCGTCCGACTGGGACGAGTGGGAGGAGGCGGGCGCCAAGGGCTGGGGCGCGGTGCCCATGGAGGCGTACTTCGCGCGCCTGAAGAACAACATCGTCCCGGTCGACGAGAAGGACCGGAACGCCATCGCCCGCGACTTCGTCGACGCCGCGCAGGCCGCGCTCGGCGTGCCGCGCGTCGAGGGCTTCAACCGCAGGCCCTTCACCGAGGGCGTCGGCTTCTTCGACCTCGCCTACCACCCGGAGGACAACAAGCGGTCCTCCGCGTCGGTGGCGTACCTCCACCCCGTGATGGACGAGCGCCCCAACCTCACGATCCTGCTGGAGACCTGGGCGTACCGGCTGGAGCTGGACGGCACCCGCGCCGAAGGCGTCCACGTGCGCACCAAGGACGGCGAGGAGCTGCTGGTGCGGGCCCGCAACGAGGTCGTGCTGTGCGCGGGCGCGATCGACTCGCCGCGGCTGCTGCTGCACTCCGGCATCGGACCGGCGGCGGACCTGGAGGCGCTCGGCATACCCGTGCTCCACGACCTGCCGGGCGTCGGCGAGAACCTGCTCGACCACCCCGAGTCGGTGATCGTCTGGGAGACCCACGGGCCGATCCCGGAGAACTCCGCGATGGACTCCGACGCGGGCCTCTTCGTCCGCCGCGACCCCGGGCACCAGGGCCCGGACCTGATGTTCCACTTCTACCAGATCCCCTTCACGGACAACCCGGAGCGCCTCGGCTACGAGCGGCCGCCGCACGGGGTGTCCATGACCCCGAACATCCCCAAGCCGAAGAGCCGCGGCCGGCTGTACCTGACCAGTTCGGACCCGGCGGTGAAGCCCGCCCTCGACTTCCGCTACTTCACCGACGAGGACGACTACGACGGCCGCACCCTCGTCGACGGCATCCGCATCGCCCGCGAGATCGCCAGGACCGAGCCGCTGGCCGGCTGGCTCAAGCGCGAGGTGTGCCCCGGGCCCGAGGTCGTCGGCGACGCCGAGCTGAGCGAGTACGCCCGCAAGGTCGCGCACACCGTCTACCACCCGGCCGGCACCTGCAAGATGGGCGCCGTCGACGACGACACGGCCGTCGTCGACCCCGAGCTGCGCGTCCGCGGCCTGGAGGGCATCCGGATCGCCGACGCCTCCGTCTTCCCGACCATGACCGCCGTCAACCCGATGATCGGAGTGCTCATGGTCGGGGAGCGCGCCGTCGACCTGATCGGTGGTGACGCCCGATGAGTACCGCCCGCCCCGCCCCCGAAACCCTCACGCCGCCCGTCTTCTCGGTCGACGGCCTGTGGAAGGTGTTCGGCCCCAAGGCCGACCGGGTCCCCGCCGACCCCGCGCTGACCGCCCTCACCCCCGCCGAACTGCGCGCCCGCACCGGCTGCACGGCCGCCGTCCGGGACGTCTCCTTCGACGTCCGCAAGGGCGAGGTCTTCGTCGTGATGGGCCTGTCCGGCTCCGGCAAGTCCACCCTGGTGCGCTGTCTGACCCGGCTGATCGAGCCGACCGCCGGCACCATCGCCATCGACGGCGAGGACGTCCGCGCCATGGACAGGGCCCGGCTGCGGGAGCTGCGCCGCCACCGCGCGGCGATGGTCTTCCAGCACTTCGGCCTGCTCCCGCACCGCACGGTCCTCGACAACGTCGCCTACGGCCTGGAGATCCAGGGCATGGGCAGGGCCGAGCGGCGCGCCAAGGCCGCCGAGTTCGTCGCCAAGGTCGGCCTGGAGGGCATGGAGCAGCGGCGGCCGGGCCAGCTCTCCGGCGGCCAGCAGCAGCGCGTCGGTCTGGCCCGGGCGCTGGCCGTGGACCCCGAGGTGCTGCTCTTCGACGAGCCGTTCAGCGCCCTCGACCCGCTGATCCGGCGGGACATGCAGGAGGAGGTCGTCCGGCTGCACCGCGACGAGGGCCGCACGATGGTCTTCATCACCCACGACCTCGGCGAGGCGCTCAAGCTCGGCGACCGGATCGCGCTGATGCGGGACGGCCGGATCGTGCAGCTAGGCACCCCCGAGGAGATCGTCGGCTCCCCGGCCGACGACTACGTCCGCGAGTTCGTCCGCGACGTCCCGCGCGAACAGGTCATGACGGTGCGCACGGCGATGCGCGCCGCGTCCGCCGAGGAGGCCGGGAGCGGGCCCGCCGTCGCTCCGCGCGCGACCGTCGCGGAGGCCATCGAGGCCGTCGCCCGCAGCGGCGGACCCGCACGGGTGATGGACGGCCCGCGCTGCCTGGGCGTCGTGGACCACGAGGGGCTGC
Above is a genomic segment from Streptomyces glaucescens containing:
- a CDS encoding malate dehydrogenase; protein product: MTRTPVNVTVTGAAGQIGYALLFRIASGQLLGADVPVRLRLLEITPALKAAEGTAMELDDCAFPLLQGIDITDDPNVAFDGANVALLVGARPRTKGMERGDLLEANGGIFKPQGQAINAHAADDIKVLVVGNPANTNALIAQAAAPDVPAERFTAMTRLDHNRALTQLAKKTGSTVSDIKRLTIWGNHSATQYPDIFHATIGGKNAAEVVNDEQWLADDFIPTVAKRGAAIIEARGASSAASAANAAIDHVYSWVNGTPEGDWVSMGIPSDGSYGVPEGLISSFPVTCKDGKYEIVQGLEINEFSRTRIDASVQELAEEREAVRALGLI
- a CDS encoding GMC family oxidoreductase; the encoded protein is MSENNHVYDYVVIGGGTAGSVIASRLTEDPDVTVAVIEGGPSDVGRDDVLTLRRWMGLLGGELDYDYPTVEQPRGNSHIRHSRARVLGGCSSHNTLIAFKPLPSDWDEWEEAGAKGWGAVPMEAYFARLKNNIVPVDEKDRNAIARDFVDAAQAALGVPRVEGFNRRPFTEGVGFFDLAYHPEDNKRSSASVAYLHPVMDERPNLTILLETWAYRLELDGTRAEGVHVRTKDGEELLVRARNEVVLCAGAIDSPRLLLHSGIGPAADLEALGIPVLHDLPGVGENLLDHPESVIVWETHGPIPENSAMDSDAGLFVRRDPGHQGPDLMFHFYQIPFTDNPERLGYERPPHGVSMTPNIPKPKSRGRLYLTSSDPAVKPALDFRYFTDEDDYDGRTLVDGIRIAREIARTEPLAGWLKREVCPGPEVVGDAELSEYARKVAHTVYHPAGTCKMGAVDDDTAVVDPELRVRGLEGIRIADASVFPTMTAVNPMIGVLMVGERAVDLIGGDAR
- a CDS encoding quaternary amine ABC transporter ATP-binding protein; protein product: MSTARPAPETLTPPVFSVDGLWKVFGPKADRVPADPALTALTPAELRARTGCTAAVRDVSFDVRKGEVFVVMGLSGSGKSTLVRCLTRLIEPTAGTIAIDGEDVRAMDRARLRELRRHRAAMVFQHFGLLPHRTVLDNVAYGLEIQGMGRAERRAKAAEFVAKVGLEGMEQRRPGQLSGGQQQRVGLARALAVDPEVLLFDEPFSALDPLIRRDMQEEVVRLHRDEGRTMVFITHDLGEALKLGDRIALMRDGRIVQLGTPEEIVGSPADDYVREFVRDVPREQVMTVRTAMRAASAEEAGSGPAVAPRATVAEAIEAVARSGGPARVMDGPRCLGVVDHEGLLDVVAGLAPACRGEAAAGPDGGVHADVVPGDGDDGRAGAAAGGRTGGAGDGRAPGSPPADAVAPRRRGPAKRPGASPHPEAV
- a CDS encoding helix-turn-helix domain-containing protein, which gives rise to MPRWKELPEELDPQIKEFTSQLRRLVDRSGLSVAALADRTGYSKTSWERYLGGRLLAPKGAIVALAEVTGTHPIHLTTMWELAERAWSRSEMRHDMTIEAIRISQARAALSEFGPPPANARGRTAHRGGAAASGAAGPAVPAQPTASDANARTPSAGPRSAGTDSWGVAGHHGPSPAGRRGPGGPAGGAGHRGAGAAGAAAGGGAHGARPGGRASRRAPAAPPGGGMRRTTMFVAGALCVLVVAAGAFWATSDRGTGKAAGTPSPTPAVTTATTPTSAAAPPPGVKCSGDGCTGKDAQSMGCSGSLVTTARTATVGTTVVEVRYSQACGAAWGRITQAVQGDRVEVSTDRSRQQGSVAAAGGRSAYTPMVAVKDAGEANACVTLASGETGCTRQP
- a CDS encoding aldehyde dehydrogenase family protein, with the translated sequence MADSTELQARQSIHVAGEWRHAVSGATRAILDPADAAPFALVAEGDEKDTDLAVEAARAAFDGGAGAWPRTPVAERAALLRRVADLLVRDREELGLLESRDAGKTAEEGRVDIDCVADAFRYFADLVAAEAPGRVVDAGSPDIHSVVVHEPVGVCALITPWNYPLLQASWKIAPALAAGNTFVVKPSEITPMTTIALIGLLAEAGLPAGVANIVTGPGHTVGARLAEHPDVDLVSFTGGLASGTKVARAAAPTVKKVALELGGKNPNVVFADACATEEGFDTAVDQALNAAFIHSGQVCSAGARLIVEESVRDRFVTELARRAERIRLGRGTAEGVECGPLVSEQHRAKVEEYVASALAEGAVLRCGGKRPQPSDVRPATGWFYEPTVLDHCHREMRVVREEVFGPVVTVETFRTEDEAVALANDTEYGLAGAVWTADAGRARRVAGRLRHGTVWINDFHPYLPQAEWGGFGKSGTGRELGPAGLAEYRETKHVYQNLAPKPVRWFTG